The DNA segment CCACCACCGAGGCAAAGGCATACCTCACCGACGTGGTGGCGCTGAAGAAGGCCATCCCCTTCAAGCGGTTCAACCGGAATGTCGCGCACAAGCGGGGGCTCTCGAAGTGGCCCGCCGGCCGGTACCCGGTCAAGGCGGCAGAGGCCTACATCAGGCTGCTCGAATCCGTCGAGAAGAATGCCGAGTATATCGGCCTTGATGTCGAAAACCTCCGGATCGACCACGCCGCCGCCAACACCGGCCGTGGCCTCCGGGCATTCTTCCCGCGTGCGATGGGTCGCGCGACTCCGAAGCGCAGGGAGACCGTGAACATCGAGATCGTCGTGACTGAGGTGGCGTAATGGCAATCGAGAAGAAATTTATCACTGATGGCGTGCGCAACGTCCGCGTCGAGAAGTTCCTCACGAAGGAACTCAAGCGCGCAGGATACGGCGGCATGGATATCGCCAGGACGCCGCTCGGCACCCAGGTGACGATCTTTGCGGAGAAGCCGGGTATCGTGATCGGGAAAGGCGGCAAGCAGGTTCGCCAGCTTACTCAGGACCTTGCCACCGACTACGATATCGAGTCCCCGCAGGTGGAAGTCCAGCAGGTCCAGAACCCCAACTTCAACGCCCAGATCATGGCGGAGAGGCTGGCAAACGCTCTTGAGCGTGGCTGGTACTTCCGGAAGGCCGGATCGAGCACGATCCGCCGGATCATGGAGTCCGGTGCGCTCGGCTGCGAGGTCATTGTCGCCGGGAAACTGACCGGCTCGCGGTCGCGGACCCAGAAGTTCACCGAGGGTTACATCAAGCACTGCGGTGAGCCCAGCGAGACTATCGTCGAGAAGGGTTACGCGCTTGCGATCAAGAAACTCGGAACGATCGGGGTTCAGGTCAAGATCGTCCCGCCGGATGCACGGCTGCCCGATGCTTTCGACGTCCTTGAACCCGAGCCGAAGAAGGCTCCGGCGGAACCCATCGAGCCCGAAGAGGTCGGTGACGACGTGTTCGAGGAAGAGTTTGAAGAGACCTCCGAAGAGGAGTACGTGGAGGAGGTATAGATGGCAATCTTTCGGGCGCGTGAAGTGAAACAGCTCTCCGACACCGAACTCCTCGAGCAGGAGCAGAAACTCTCCCTCGAACTGATCCAGGAGCGCGGCAAGGTCAGCGCCGGCGGTGCCACCGAGAACCCCGGGAGGATCCGCGAGGTCAGAAGGACGATTGCGCGCATCCGCACCGAGCAGAACGCACGGAGGAGCGCATGATCTCTCCCCAGAACGTCCTTCGGCACGAGTTGATCGGGCTGGACGTTCTGGTAGTTCGTGCGAGCAACCCGGGTCATGCCGGGGTATCCGGTCGCGTCACTGATGAGACCCGAAATACCCTGGTTATCCTGACCGGGCGGGGAGAAAAGCAGATACCGAAACGGTTCAGCGTGTTCCGCTTCCGGCTTCCCGACGGCACGACCGTCGACGTCGACGGGTCGAGCCTGGAGACTCAGCCGGAACGGCGGATCGGCATGCGCATCAGATAAACGAGGATGAATAATGGCACGAAACATTGGGTTGGACGTTCCCATTCCGGAAACGGAATGTGAGGACGTAAATTGTCCGTTTCATGGCACTTTGCCGGTACGCGGCCAGGTGATTACCGGCAAAGTCGTGAGCGACCGTATGAACGGTACCGTCGTGGTGGAGCGTGAGTTCCTCCACTACGTCAAGAAATACAAGCGGTACGAGAAACGCAGATCCCGGTACCATGCCCACAGCACGCCCTGCATCAACGCCGGCGTGGGCGACGTGGTCCGGATCGCGGAGTGTCGTCCGCTTTCAAAGACAACGAACTTCGTTGTGGTCGAGGTGATGACGGAATGAAGGCGATGCAGGCAAAGATTCCGCGCGCCCTCGCCACCGGCTCCAGGATGGTCTGCTCCGACAACACCGGCGCACGGCTTGTGGAGGTCGTCTCGGTCGACCGTTACCACGGTGTCCGGCGGCGGCAGCCCTGCCTGGGCCTCGGCGACGTCGCGACCGTGAGCGTCAAGAAGGGCACCCCCGACATGCGGCGGAAACTCGAGAAGGCAGTGGTCATCCGGCAGAAGAAGGAGATCCGCCGCCCGAACGGCATCCGTCTCTCGTTCGAGGACAATGCCATGGTGCTCATCAACGAGCGCGGCGAGCCGAAGGGAACCGAGATCAAGGGGGCTGTCCCCCGCGAGATCGCGGAGCGTTTCCCGAAGATCGCCTCCATGGCGACGACAATCGTGTAAGGTGTGGTAAGAATGGTACGCATAGTTAGCAAACAGCCGAGAAAACAGCGCAAGGCGCGTTACAACGCACCGAACCACACCCGGGGCCGGTTCCTCTCCGCAGCGCTCTCCCCCGAACTCCGTGGGAAGTACAACTCCCGGAGAACCCGTGTGGTCAAGGGCGACACCGTGAAAGTGCTCCGTGGAGACTTTGCCGGCGACGAAGGCGTCGTCGATGCGGTGGACATGAAGGCGTGCCGGCTGGTCGTGCACGGCGTGATGGTGACGAAGGCGGACGGAACCGAGGTTCCCCGGCCGGTCGATCCCTCGAACGTGCAGATCACGAAGCTCAACCTGAAAGATAAACTACGTGAGGAAAGGCTCGGAGGCGGAGCATAATGTCAAAGTATCTCAAGCGGCTGGTAGCCCCGGGCTCCTGGCACATCCCGAAGAAAGTACAGAAATTCGTCATGAAGACCGCCCCCGGCCCCCACAACGCCGGCGCTCTGCCGGTCGGGGTCTGGCTCCGCGAGCACATCGGTCTTGCACAGAACGCGAGCGAGGTCAAAAAGATCCTGCACCAGCGGGACGTGCTCGTCAACGGACGGGCCTGCAAGGACTCGCGGATGGGCCTCGGTGTCTTTGATATCGTCTCGATCCCGAAACTCGGGAAGCACTACCGGATCCAGCTCGATGTGAAGGGCAACCTGGTCGCAATCGAGATCCCGGCGGAGTCCGCAAAGACCCGGCTCTGCAAGATCCGGAACAAGACCACGGTCAAGGGCGGCAAGGTGCAGCTGAACTTCGCGTTCGGTGCAAACGTCCTCGCCGACAACACCTACAAGGCAAAGGACTCCGTCGTCGTGACCCTCGGGACGGACGGCGAAGACCGGTTCAGGATCGTCGACCACTTCCCCTACGCGGAAGGCAACGTGGCCATGATCGTCGGCGGAAAGCACTCCGGCAAGGTCGGCAGGATCGTCGAGATCATCAGGACGGCAAGTTCCGTCCCGAACCATGTCATCCTCACGGACGATTCGGCCGGCGAGCGGTTCGAGACCATCGAGGAGTACGTCTTCATGGTCGGCCGCTCCGCGATAGCACCCGAACTGGAGGCCTCGGCATGACCGCGATGAAGGATATCTACATCGACAAGGTCGTCGTGCACATGGGTGTCGGAGAGAGCGGCGAGCGGCTGGTCAAGGCGGAGGATCTCGTAAAACAGATCACCGGCCAGAAGCCCGTCCGCACGATCGCGAAGCGGACCCAGCCGGCGTTCGGTATCCGGAAGGGCGCACCCATCGGGTGCAAGGTCACCCTGCGCCGGGAGAACGCCGAGAAGTTCATCACGACCGCCCTCGACATCATCGAGCGGCGGCTCGCACCCTCGCAGTTCGACCGGACCGGGAACGTCTCCTTCGGTATCGAAGAGCACACCGACTTTCCGGGCATGTCGTATGATCCGACAATCGGGATCTACGGCATGGACGTCAACGTGGTGCTCGAGTACAAGGGCGCCCGGATCGCACGGAGAAGCGTCGAGCGCAGGAAACTACCGGCCGACCAGAAAGTGAATAAAGAGGAAGCCATCGCGTTCATGTGCGAGAACTACCGGGTGGAGGTGTAAGGAATGGCAGAAGAGTCAGGAGCGCCTGCAACGGGTGCGAACGTACGGAAGTTCGGCCGCGGCGCGAACGAGTGCCGCATCTGCGGCCGGAAGCAGGGTCTTGTACGGAAGTACGGCATCTACTTCTGCCGCCAGTGCTTCCGCGAGTGGGCGAGCAAGATGGGCTTCAAGAAGATGAACTAGGGGTAGAGAATATGGCACGACTGAATCCAATCGCTGACGCGATGAGCACGATCAAGAATGCCGGAGATGCTGGAAAGGGCGAGGTTATTGTAGAACCCGCCAGCAAGCTTCTCGGCGCAATGCTCCGCGTCATGCAGGAAAACGGCTTTATCAGCGGCTTCGAGTTCATCGACGACGGCCGCGGCGGCCAGTTCCGGGTCCAACTATCCGGAACGATCAATAAGTGTGGCGCCATCAGCCCCCGGTTCCCGGTGGCGATGGCTGATATGGAATACTGGGAGTCGCAGTATCTTCCCGCGAAGAACTTCGGCATCCTGATCGTCTCCACCTCGAAGGGAGTCATCTCCCATGCAGAGGCACGGAACGAGGGGATCGGCGGGCAGCTGCTGGGATATGTCTACTAAAGGAGGGAGATGAGTATGGCAATAACACGACAGGTCGAGATCCCTCCCGGCGTTGACGTCACGCTCGACGGCGGCGTGCTCACGGTCTCCGGACCGAAGGGCACGCTGGTCCGCGACATGCGCTTCCCGCAGATCGACCTCATGGTCGAAGGCGGCGAAGTCGTCGTCTCCACGGCATCCGAAAAGAAGCGGATCCTTGCCATGACCGGCACGCTCGAGGCCCATGCGAAGAACATGATCCGGGGTGTCGCCGACGGCTACGAGTACCGGATGAAGGTGGTCTACAGCCACTTCCCGATCCAGCTCAAGCAGCAGGGCAACCGCCTTGAGATCACCAACTTCCTCGGCGAGAAACAGCCCCGGATCGCAAAGATCATCGAGGGCGTCACCGTCAAGATCGGAAACGATGAGGTGACTATCACCGGTATCGACAAGGAGAAGGTTGGCAACACGGCCGCAAACATCGAGCACGCGACCAGGATCACGAAGCGCGATCCCCGGGTGTTCCAGGACGGCATCTACATCACCGAGAGGGTGTGAAAACAATGGATGAAACAAGAAGACTGATCCGCGTCCGCACCCGGCACAACAAGCCTGCCTTCAAGAGGCGGGGCCTTCACCGCAAAGCGAAACTGGCAGATGTCTGGCGGCGTCCGCGCGGTCTGCACAACAAGCAGAGGCGGCAGTTCAGTGCGAAGGGTGCCCTCCCCCGGCCGGGATACGGAAGCCCTGCCGCAGTTCGCGGCATGCACCCGAGCGGCTATGCGGAGGTCCGGGTCTTTACACCGGCGGATCTCGTGGAGCTGAACCCGGAGACCCAGGCCGTCCGGATCGCCGGTTCCGTAGGCAACAGGAAGCGTGGAGCGATTCAGGAACGGGCTCTGGAACTCGGGCTCAAAGTCCTGAACGCAAAAGACCTCACTCCCGTGGCTGAGGCACCTGCCGCAACCGAAGAAGAAGAGGTGAACGAGGATGAGTGATCTCGCCAGCCAGAAGCGAATAGCGGCCGCCATTCTCAAGTGCGGGGTCAACCGTGTCTGGTTCGATCCCGAGCGTCAGGCCGATATCGAGGGAGCGATCTCGAGAAACGACCTGCGCGAACTTATCGGGGAAGGCGCGATCAGCGCGCACCCCGTGAAGGGAAACAGCCGCGGCCGAGCCCGCATCCGGATGGCAAAGCGTTCCTACGGCCACCGGAAAGGTCCGGGGCGGAGGAAGGGTGCTGCCGGAGCACGCGGTTCCAGCAAACGGTCATGGATCAGGAAGATCCGTGCACAGCGCCGCACTCTGCGCGAGATGCGCGAAGAAGGTACAATCGAGAGGAGTCTCTACCGCCTGATGTATCGGCGGGCTTCCGGAGGTCAGTTCCGGAGCGTGGCGCACCTTGAGGCTCAGATTGAGATAACGGCAGGGAGGATGAAATAATGGCAACCGGCCCAAGATACTTCGTGCCCTTCCGGAGAAGGCACGAGGGCAAGACCGACTACTACAAGCGGATGTCGCTCCTGTCGTCGGGAACACCGAGAATGGTCGTCCGGAAGACGAACCGGCAGATCATCGTACAGCTGGTCGTTCCCGAGGTCGAAGGAGATAGCACCCTGGTGGCCGCATACTCGGCGGAACTCGCCGGCTACGGCTACGAGGGATCGACTGCGAGCACCCCGGCCGCCTACCTGACCGGAATGCTCTTCGCGGTAAAGGCGCTGAACGCGGGGTATGGCGAGGCAATCCTCGACATCGGGCTCGCCCGGGCAAAACCCGGAGCGCGTGTCTTTGCCGCTCTCAAAGGAGCGGTGGATGCGGGTCTCGACGTCCCCTACGGCGAATCGATCCTCCCCGATGAAGAGCGGCTCAAAGGTGCCCACATCGCGGAGTATGCTCCCGAGCGGGCGGGCGACCTGGTAACGAATGTAGAGGCTGTGGCTCTGGCCATCAAGAAGGAGCTGGTGTGACATGGCATACGTACAGGAAGAATGGATTCCGCTCACCGGTCTCGGGCGCATGGTCGCCGCAGGCGAGATCACCAGTATCGATGAGGTGCTCGCGAGCGGCAGGCCGATCAAGGAGCCCCAGATCGTCGATCTCCTCCTGCCAGACCTGGAGGACGAGGTGCTGGACATCAACATGGTCCAGCGGATGACGGACTCGGGTCGCCGTGTGAAGTTCCGCACCGTCGTGGTGGTCGGCAACAGGAACGGCTACGTCGGGTTCGGCCAGGGGAAGGACGTCCAGGTCGGCAACGCGATCCAGAAGGCAATCGTAAACGCAAAACTGAATCTGATCAAGGTCTCCCGCGGCTGCGGCAGCTGGGAGTGCGGTTGCGAGACCGCTCACTCGATCCCGATCGAAGTGACCGGCAAGGCAGGGAGCGTCAAGGTGACGTTGAAGCCCGCCCCGCAGGGTATCGGTCTCGTGACCGGGGATATCCCGAAGAAGGTTCTGATGCTTGCAGGCATCAAGGACGTCTGGGCGTTCAACCGGGGACAGACCCGGACGACCATCAACTATGCAAAGGCGACGTTTGAGGCGCTGAAGCAGACGAACATGGTTCGGATCGGAGGGACGGAGTGATGTACGCGGTAGTACAGGTGCGTGGTGTGGTCAAGACCAACCACGAGATCAAGGACACCTTGAAGATGCTCCGCCTGCACCACGTGAACCACTGCGTTCTGGTGCCCGACACGCCGGCGTATCTCGGCATGATTCGCAAGGTGAAGGACTTCGTGGCGTACGGGGAGGTTGACAAGGATACCCTGGCCACCCTCCTGCGCACCCGGGGCAGACTGACCGGGGACGAGAAGCTGACCGATGAATACGTCCGCGCGCATACCCCGTATGCCGACATCGACGAGTTCGCGGCAGCGCTCTGCGACGGCGAGATGAGTTTCCGTGATCTGGTGGAGATCAAACCGGTGCTGAGACTGCACCCACCTCGAAAGGGCTATAAAACCATCAAGCGAACCTTTCAGCAGGGTGGAGCTCTCGGCTACTATGGTCCCCAGATCAACGATCTCCTCTACAAGATGAGGTGAGACAGATGCCCGTAAACAAGAGATCCAAATACAGGGGTTCACGGACCTGCGGCGGCGGTACGCACAAGAACCGGCGTGGCGCCGGCAACAGGGGTGGACGGGGTAGAGCCGGGCAGCGCGATCACCGCTTCTCTCACTTCTACCTGAAGGGCGAGATAGCCAACGGCAAGCACGGTTTTGTCAGCAAGACCTCCGAGCCGGTATCTGCTCTCGATGTCGGTGAGATCGATCAGATGGCTGAAGCGCTGCTTCGTGAAGGGCTTGCCACCCAGGAGGGCGATCTCATCGCCCTCGACGCCGCCGAACTCGGCATCGACAAGGTGCTCGGCGGTGGAAGAGTCACCCACAAAATGAGTATCTCTGCCCGGGAGTTCTCGGAACGTGCCCGGATGAAAATCGAGGAGATGGGCGGTCAGGCAACGACCGTCTGATCTTCTTTTTAGGTGAAACCATGGGAGATCTGCTGGATAGATTTGAACCCATCCTTGCAGCGATGCCTGCAGTCAGGGGGCCGGAAGGGCACGTCCACTTCAAGAATAAACTCATGTGGACGCTTGCCATCCTGCTTCTCTACTTCTCATTGACCAACATCGATATCTTTGGACTCTCTCCGCAGTCACAGGATCTTTTCGGAATGTACCGTGCCCTGCTTGCCGGTGCGAGCGGTTCGCTCCTGCATCTCGGTATCGGGCCGATCGTCACCGCGTCGATCGTGCTGCAGCTGCTCAAGGGTGCCGGACTCCTGCAGATCGATACCAGCGAAGCACGCGGGCAGGTCATGTATATGGGCCTGCAGAAACTGCTCATCTTCGTGATGATCATCGTCGAAGCGTTCCCCATGGTCGCGAGCGGTATGATGCTGCCCGACCCGTCGGTGGCAACGCAATTCTTCGGCGGCAATATGCTCACGGTCTCGCTCCTGATCTTCCTCCAGGTCTGCCTCGGCGGGCTTCTGGTGGTGCTGATGGACGAGGTCGTCACGAAGTGGGGCGTCGGTTCGGGTGTGGGGCTCTTCATCGTTGCGGGGGTCTCGCAGGGTCTCGTGAACGGGTTCCTGAACTGGCAGACGGGCACCGATCCCTTCCCGATCGGGTTCTTCCCGCGGCTCTTCGCCATAGGGACCTCGGGAGCGAGTTTCCTCGAGTACTTCGGGACGGACCTGCTCGCCCTCGTCACGACGATCGCCATCTTCATGGTCATCGTCTACGTGGAGTCGACCCGTATCGAGATCCCGCTCGCGCATACCGCCGTCCGCGGCGCCCGTGCGCGGTTCCCGGTAAAGCTCATCTATGCGAGCGTTCTGCCGATGATTCTCGTCCGGGTGCTGCAGGCGAACATCCAGATGATCGGGATGTTCCTCTCGAACGCCGGGATAAACATCTTCGGCGAGTTCCAGGGACAAATGCCGACGAGCGGCCTGATGTGGTATATCGCGCCGATCAACGCCCCGCAGGACTGGATGTGGTGGCTCTCCGATCTCGGACACGCCCCCTGGGAGATCATGTTGCGGATGGGCATCGATGTCACCGTTATGGTGGTCGGGGGCGCAATCTTCGCGCTCTTCTGGGTCAAGACCGCCGGCCTCGACTCGAAGGACGTGGCCCGGCAGATCCAGAGAAGCGGGATGCAGATCCCCGGCTACCGGCGGAGTGAGCAGGTGCTTGTGAAGTACCTCGACCGCTACATCCCGCGGATCACCGTCATCGGCGGTGTGTTCATCGGCCTTCTCTCGGTCGTCGCGAACCTCTTCGGTGTGATCGGTGCGGTCGGGGGAACGGGTCTGCTGCTTGCGGTGAGTATCACCTACCGCCTCTACGAGGAGGTCGCAAGCCAGCAGATCATGGAGATGTACCCGTTCATGCGGTCGTTCTTTGGAAAGGAGTAAGTCCGAAGGCCACGCCGGAGGCGGGGCCGGAGGAGTTGCTCCGGGAGAAAAAGGTGCATCAGCACCTTTTTCGACTGGGATAATCCCTCTTTTGACGGGGTTAACCCATTTCTCCTTCCCCTCAAAACCGCACAGAACCCATTTTCTACCCGGGATCACCCGGGCTCGAAGCAATTCCGAAAGGCATTACTCTTTCAGGCACGGATTTATCTTACAGAGAATGATACCCTAACGGGAGTGATAATGTTGGGAAAGAAAGTTGTCGTGACGGGGGTTCCCGGTGTCGGAAAGACCACCGTCATTAATGGTGCGATGGAGAGGCTGGCGACCGAAGGCGTCGCGTATAAGGCCGTCAACTTCGGCACGTTCATGTTTGAGGTGGCCAAAAAGGAGAATCTGGCCTCGGATCGCGATGAGATGCGCAAGCTCGAGAAAGATGTCCAGAAACGTCTTCAGCAGGCGGCTGCCACGGGAATCGCCGCCATGAGCGGGGAGGCAAACATCATCATCGACACCCACAGCACTGTCAAGACCCCGACGGGGTTCCTTGCGGGGCTGCCCGAATGGGTGCTCCGCGAGTTGATGCCCGATATCGTCGTGCTGGTGGAGACCGACCCCGACCAGATCCTGATGCGCCGGCTCGGCGACGCGTCAAGGGCCCGCGACATGGAAGGATACCGTGCGATCGCCGAACACCAGGAGTTCAACCGCGCAGTCAGCGCGGCATATGCGATGTATACCGGCTGCACCATCAAGATCGTCCGGAACGAGAACTTCCTGCTCGAACAGGGCATCGACGACCTGGTGAGTGTGCTGAGGTAACCTGATATGGTCGACCTGAAGAAGCACGGCCCGACGATCGCCCTCCTCTTTACCATGCTCGTGATGCTCTCGTACAGCGTCGAGTGGATACGGGTGACGGTCGGTTCGGCGATGGATGTAGTGCTGGGCCCGTTCATCGATACTCTCGGCGTGCCGTTCTTCGTCATGATCCTGATCCTCTCGAGCATCACGGGCCTCTACTCCTCGCTCGTCCAGAAGTACACCATCGACTACGAGAAGATGCAGGAGACGCAGGCGAAGATGAAGGTCTTCCAGAAGGAGTTCAGGGAGGCTCAGCTCTCCGGGGACGAAAAGAGGATCAAGAAACTCCAGGGAAGACAGGAGCGGATGATGCAGGACCAGCTCGACATCTCCCGGCAGCAGTTTACGCCGATGGCGATCATCCTCGTGCTCTCCGTGCCGATCTTCTTCTGGCTTCTCCTGCGGCTTCCCGAGATCGGTGCATCGCCCGCCATTGAGACCGGCATCGTGCTGCCGTTCCTCGGTGCGGTCAGCCTCTCGGGCTTTGCGTTCTGGATCGTCCCCGCGTGGATTCTCTGGTACATGATCTGCTCGCTGACGATCAGCCAGGTGATCAGAAAGGCCCTCAACATCGGAGGGCTCTGATGCGGATCACCATCAGCGGCCCGCCGGGGAGCGGCACCACGTCGCTCGCCCGCTACCTCGCCGGGAAGCACGGGCTCGACCTCATCTCCGCGGGAGAGGTCTTCCGCCAGCTCGCGAAGGAGCACGGCATGGACCTCGCCGATTTCGGGAAGTTCGCGGAGAACGATCCCTCGGTCGACCGGATGATCGACGCCCGGCAGAAAGAGATAGGCGAAGCCGCCGAAAACATCATCATCGAGGGCAGGCTCTCGGGGAGGATGGTCGGGAACGCCGATCTCAGGATCTGGCTTTCGGCATCGCTTTCCTGCCGGGCAAGGCGCATTGCGGGGCGTGACGGGATGGACGAAGAGGGGGCCCGGGCCTATACCGAGAACCGGCAGCGATCGGAGGCCACCCGCTACCGGAACTACTACGGTATCGAGATTGACGACCTCTCGCCGTACGATATCGTCCTCTCGTCCGAGACCTTCGGCGTGGACGCCCTCGGCACTATCGTGGACGCCGCGATCGCGTGCCTTGCACGGCAGCAGGCCGCCGACCTCTAAAGCCCCCCCGTCCTCTTTGCTTTTATCTTTTTGATGCGCCGGAGCCGCGTCCATTCCTGCCGTTCCATCTCGTCGCGCTGATTCTCGATGAACCGGCGCGCCTCCTCAAGTTCCGGGATGATCTTGAACTCCAGCGCGTTCACCCGCCGCCGCGTCTTCTCGATATCGTCGAGCAGGTGCTTGATTCCTCCTTCGAGTTCGGCGGTTGCGATGATCGCTTCGAGGAGTTCCTCGTAGGCGTCGGCCGCGTCGTCGATGACCGACGACGTTCCGAGGATGCCGTAACCCCGCTGATCGAGCGTCTTTCTCACCATCACCGGTTCGAGGTCCGGGAGCCGCACCCCGAATACGTTCCTGTGTCCGGTCGTATAGGAGGGATAGGCCTCCACCGAGAGCGCTGCAAGGAGCACTCCCGTCGCCCCCTCCATCATGGCGGCGACCGCTACCATCTCCCGTGCGCCGGCGTACTTCTCTTCGAGTTCCTGACGCTCTCGGGCTGCCTGCTCGGTGAGCCCGACCAGGTCCAGCATCATGCCGTCGAGTTTCATCGATAAAAGCCGGTGTACCCTCTCTGCGAGCGCCATCCGCCGCCTGACGATCAGGAGGCCGGCCCTGGTGGGTTTGATGTCGTCGACCGGCATGATATCTCTCCTACAGGACGATGTACTGCCATATTCGCTCGGGCGCGAGATCGAATGCTTTCCCCCGCGCGATTGCCCGCAGGTTCGCGACCTCGTATTTCTTCCGCTCCAGGTAGGCAAGCACCGGCAGAACCGAGAACGGGTGCCGCCGGGAGAGCGCCTCCAGATGATGGAGCCTGACGCGGGTGACCGCCATCTCGACCTCGTGAACGGGCCGCCTGCGCCGGTGCCATCGCTGCCAGACCAGTTCTGCGGCATCGGTGCTCGAGAACTCCGGATCCTGCCTGAGTTCGCGCACCGCCTGGGCGAGAACCGGGACGATGTCGGTCGAAAGAAAGGCGTTGACGAACTCGCCTTCCGTCTCGATGCCGTAGAGCCTTCGGAAGAGGGCGATGGGGATACGGCCGCCGGAGATCATCGTCCGGTCGATGGTCGCGAGATCGCACGCCTCTTCTGCGCAGTGGAGCCGGAGGAGGTTTCTCATGTTGGTGATGTCGATCTCGAACCGGAGGTAACCGTTCAACTCCTGGCACCCGCTGCACCCGGTTGCGGCAAGGCCGAGCAGGTCGGCGTAGTATTGCCGGTACAGTTCGTCCTCGATCCGGGCAAAAACCCCCTTCTCACCGCAGACCCGGTAGTACTCCGCGAGAACCGGGTAGAGCCGCCAGCCCTGGAGTTCCTCGATAGCCTCGCCGCAGTTTGTGACGTTAAGAAGGCGGTCGAGGAGCGTGCCGTCGAGTTCCCCCGCCGGGACGAGGAGATCGCGGATCTGACGCCGGGGTATGTCGTGAACCGTGCCCCGCAGGATTGCCATGACGTTTGCGATGTCCCACCGGTTGAGGTATTCCCCGGTCAGGGTATGCAGGTCGCCGGGAGCGGTCGCCATGGCGTGGCGGAACGATTCTGCAAGGTTGTGGTTCACCGCCTCTTCGATGAGCTGGGCGCCGGAAAAGTCGTGCGCGAGATCCAGAATATGGTGTTTATAATCCTCCCGCCGGCTGAGGTAGCCGATCACCCCCGGGATGCTCATCTGCATGAGCCGCAGGTACTCTTCACGGGGAAGGAGCGTCGTCCTCCTGACCCGGAACCGGGTGCAGGCATAGATGCACGAGGGGGAGGTCACGCCCGGCGCGGGCATGCCCTCCCATTACCGTCCCCCTGCTATAAATCGCACCCGGTTGACCGGGGATGGGGGGCGGCCCCCTTGGAACGTACCGGCAACGACTCCGGGCGACAGGATAAGGTGTCGGCCTCCCCCGGGGAACCGGACGGGAGGCATGTTTGAGGCTTACAGCAGCGGCATGACGATCATCGTCAACAGTTCGCTCTCCGGGTACTCGGGCCCGTTGTAATAGTATTCGTAGACGGTGCCGGCAGGCGTAAGCCCGTTCTTCTCTATCCAGTCCGCCATCTCCTCGTAGGTCGACGCCATCTCTCCATACGCGCCGCGGTGCATGCAGAAGACGACGTTGCTTTCCGGGATGGAGCCCGATTGGATCTTTCCCTTCTCCGGGAGTATCTTCGATACGGGAAACCCCATCTCCACATCGAGATCCTGCATGTCCATGTTGTGATATGCCACATACGGGACGTCCGAGAGGAGCTCCCCGAGTTCCTTCAGGTAATCAGCCATTCTGCCGTACCCCTCAC comes from the Methanoculleus marisnigri JR1 genome and includes:
- a CDS encoding 50S ribosomal protein L32e, with product MDETRRLIRVRTRHNKPAFKRRGLHRKAKLADVWRRPRGLHNKQRRQFSAKGALPRPGYGSPAAVRGMHPSGYAEVRVFTPADLVELNPETQAVRIAGSVGNRKRGAIQERALELGLKVLNAKDLTPVAEAPAATEEEEVNEDE
- a CDS encoding 50S ribosomal protein L19e produces the protein MSDLASQKRIAAAILKCGVNRVWFDPERQADIEGAISRNDLRELIGEGAISAHPVKGNSRGRARIRMAKRSYGHRKGPGRRKGAAGARGSSKRSWIRKIRAQRRTLREMREEGTIERSLYRLMYRRASGGQFRSVAHLEAQIEITAGRMK
- a CDS encoding 50S ribosomal protein L18, producing the protein MATGPRYFVPFRRRHEGKTDYYKRMSLLSSGTPRMVVRKTNRQIIVQLVVPEVEGDSTLVAAYSAELAGYGYEGSTASTPAAYLTGMLFAVKALNAGYGEAILDIGLARAKPGARVFAALKGAVDAGLDVPYGESILPDEERLKGAHIAEYAPERAGDLVTNVEAVALAIKKELV
- a CDS encoding 30S ribosomal protein S5; its protein translation is MAYVQEEWIPLTGLGRMVAAGEITSIDEVLASGRPIKEPQIVDLLLPDLEDEVLDINMVQRMTDSGRRVKFRTVVVVGNRNGYVGFGQGKDVQVGNAIQKAIVNAKLNLIKVSRGCGSWECGCETAHSIPIEVTGKAGSVKVTLKPAPQGIGLVTGDIPKKVLMLAGIKDVWAFNRGQTRTTINYAKATFEALKQTNMVRIGGTE
- a CDS encoding 50S ribosomal protein L30, which produces MYAVVQVRGVVKTNHEIKDTLKMLRLHHVNHCVLVPDTPAYLGMIRKVKDFVAYGEVDKDTLATLLRTRGRLTGDEKLTDEYVRAHTPYADIDEFAAALCDGEMSFRDLVEIKPVLRLHPPRKGYKTIKRTFQQGGALGYYGPQINDLLYKMR
- a CDS encoding uL15m family ribosomal protein encodes the protein MPVNKRSKYRGSRTCGGGTHKNRRGAGNRGGRGRAGQRDHRFSHFYLKGEIANGKHGFVSKTSEPVSALDVGEIDQMAEALLREGLATQEGDLIALDAAELGIDKVLGGGRVTHKMSISAREFSERARMKIEEMGGQATTV
- the secY gene encoding preprotein translocase subunit SecY, whose amino-acid sequence is MGDLLDRFEPILAAMPAVRGPEGHVHFKNKLMWTLAILLLYFSLTNIDIFGLSPQSQDLFGMYRALLAGASGSLLHLGIGPIVTASIVLQLLKGAGLLQIDTSEARGQVMYMGLQKLLIFVMIIVEAFPMVASGMMLPDPSVATQFFGGNMLTVSLLIFLQVCLGGLLVVLMDEVVTKWGVGSGVGLFIVAGVSQGLVNGFLNWQTGTDPFPIGFFPRLFAIGTSGASFLEYFGTDLLALVTTIAIFMVIVYVESTRIEIPLAHTAVRGARARFPVKLIYASVLPMILVRVLQANIQMIGMFLSNAGINIFGEFQGQMPTSGLMWYIAPINAPQDWMWWLSDLGHAPWEIMLRMGIDVTVMVVGGAIFALFWVKTAGLDSKDVARQIQRSGMQIPGYRRSEQVLVKYLDRYIPRITVIGGVFIGLLSVVANLFGVIGAVGGTGLLLAVSITYRLYEEVASQQIMEMYPFMRSFFGKE
- a CDS encoding adenylate kinase, which produces MLGKKVVVTGVPGVGKTTVINGAMERLATEGVAYKAVNFGTFMFEVAKKENLASDRDEMRKLEKDVQKRLQQAAATGIAAMSGEANIIIDTHSTVKTPTGFLAGLPEWVLRELMPDIVVLVETDPDQILMRRLGDASRARDMEGYRAIAEHQEFNRAVSAAYAMYTGCTIKIVRNENFLLEQGIDDLVSVLR
- a CDS encoding DUF106 domain-containing protein — its product is MVDLKKHGPTIALLFTMLVMLSYSVEWIRVTVGSAMDVVLGPFIDTLGVPFFVMILILSSITGLYSSLVQKYTIDYEKMQETQAKMKVFQKEFREAQLSGDEKRIKKLQGRQERMMQDQLDISRQQFTPMAIILVLSVPIFFWLLLRLPEIGASPAIETGIVLPFLGAVSLSGFAFWIVPAWILWYMICSLTISQVIRKALNIGGL